Part of the Dreissena polymorpha isolate Duluth1 chromosome 12, UMN_Dpol_1.0, whole genome shotgun sequence genome, tattacaattaatttatACTGGATCTAGTTCCGATTGTTACATATATCAATTATAAGCCCCAAGTGCTGACGAAATTTAAAAAAGGCACAATCTGTAAAGAGGTCCCTTTGACacttttgaaaaatacaaaaatattttaaaaggttTCTTTAAGTTACGAAACAAGGAAGATTCGTTATAGCACATATCTTTTTACACTGTGTCTAACTGATTTATAACAATCAGCCAAGCTCTGTGAACTAATGGCTTAATTTATATGCGTTAAGTATCGTAACATATTTTCCTGTGAGGTCCGAACAGGCATACAAGGGGCGATATTGTCCACGTATATGGAATTGTCCCTTTAAATGGATTCTCTatcaaacgaaaatccagtctaagcagtaattgtcgtccctgattagcctaagggGACTCCCACACTATATTAGGACGAATTCAATACACATGCATCAAGACATGCTTTCCAGGAACACGGCTTAAATATTAAAtagagattatacgattttgtcaaatatttatgaatttatataacatgtgtaaaaaacttattatacatatatttcaatataaattaaaataaaagttaagaagaacatgtgtcgaaaaatgcgaaataagccagatatttaattctgaaatcgaaaatgtatgtacagtcgaattcgccagcatgtatatcatgcatgtacgatgtgaatctaaatttagttttacggatcattgtaatttcctgcaacgatatcgattcatacgacacacgaacacttactccgatcctaataaaaagacgaatgcttcggatATTGTAGGAAAatttgtacgaaatatcttcgtcacaatcggctcggggtgctaatttgtctttgctgcattttatgaaattcgtcttcaatgtattttttcatgcctattttgtgttattgtaacatatttgtatcaatatattacaatttaacacatataaaaatcgtataatctccctttaaaaacAACTAACATAATATTACACAGCACCACTAAAACACTCGTATAAATGTAAGTGCTTATGATTTCCCTGGCTTGTTTCCTTTTCTGCCCTTCTGCATTCACCTCTATATTTGCCTTTGGCATTTTAACAATCGGAAAGGGCATTTAATACAAGAATGAAAACAATCCAATGTTTCAGATACCAGATGTTTCAGAAATAAAGACAGGCACAGAACGCATCCAtgcgattttattacaaaacgccAATTTACAAGCGGGGTGCATCTGGTAAGATTGTTGTTATCGACGTGCACACCGTGTttccataaatatattaaatatacaaacaccattttttgtataaatactcATCGGTGTTTGTTGTGTGCCATGCTGTAAAATGTTATTGTCAAAAATTGTTTGTCAATGGTATGTACTTTATTTACGTAGTACGTTTAAATACATCGATTTATACGTGTATTGTGTATTTTAAGTAAACATGCAGTATGTGCGTTTACTTATTTATTCTTAACTGATTGTACTCTTTTGCAGCAGAGATAAAATAGCTGACATCAAGAAAGGTAATTTATTACAATTAAACCAGACATATAGAGACGTCATCAGAggaataatgttttaataaaccATTAAAGCTGCTTGATCACATATGGTGAGGAGAATATATGTGTGCTCGAACAACTTGTTTGGAGTCTCTGGAATCTCAAACCGATACAATTAACTCAATTACGAAtagtttaatattataatacaaataatatcgGACTAATAGGCTGTTTTGGGAAAGCCCTTCTGAACGTATTTGACAGTGTATATTTAATTTCACGTTTACACGTATAATGTTTTGCCAATACATATATGCATACAATTATACATGAGATAAAACGCTTAGTCATTCATTGCATAATCACAAGCAATTTGGATTTTTTTGGTCAATATAGAACTGGATGCTCTCAAAGAAAAATTGTCAAGTAGCGAAGAGGAATGCAAAACAGTAAGAATGAAACGTGACGAAGTAAAGGGTGCAAGAGCTAGAGAAATTCATGAACTCTCAACAAAACTTGAACGTATTCAGAGAACCATGGAACGCAACCGACCATTGGGTAAATGGGCAGGCAGCGAGTATGTAGAAACCATGCATTCAGCAGAAAGTGATACATCGGTGTCAGATTTCGGATCAGTTACACCATTACAGAAACCGGATACACATTCAAACCGTGAGTTTCGCTATATTGTATATGGTTACATATCCTTTTTACAAccataatacttattatttttctgataataagttaaaaaataatgagCTGTTTAGGATagacgtcatcatcatcatctccattatcatcatcatcatcatcatcatcaaaatcatcatcagcaCTATCAGCAATTGAGTATTATATCGGTGTTTTAGCAGGGATTTAAACCATGTAATTAATATATTGagttatttaataattacataaaaaataataaagtaataataataataccacatTAATacagcgcccttttcatacagtattgtgcgttcaaaggcgctttacaaaAGAATCTATTGGCACTGACTTGAGTAAAATAACATTAACTAAAGCCAATACttgaaacaaatatacaaatttgTGTGATCCACTTAGATTAATGTTTTTCCCGAAACCgaaataagcaaaataaaaacCGTGGATTCTAAGAAATTCAAAAAAACTGACATTGACTATGCAATGACTCAAATAAAAGAACAAAACTATAGTCAATATTTAGAACAAATATGCTGATATATGTGATCCACTTAGATTCCTGTTTTGCTCGAAATCGAAATAAGCAAAATACGAACAACGGATTATAAGAAGTAAATAAAACTGACATAGACTATCCTTTATGCAATAGGCGTTTCTTGTAGAAAAGTGGTAACATAgtttgatgttaaaaacaatatgtGTAAGACAACAATGTTAACCGTATTCAGTATCCGTACCTGAAAATGAATCATGACTGAAGTTTTTGgtacaaaatacataataatttaagtttatttagaCCTCTTTCAAGATAATATTTGTTACACTATTTTAAACTTcaataaaacaaaactattaaGGGCATTTTAGTTCAAGAACGTGTCATAcactcatatatatttttttgctggaccttttaataaattgttatttaatattgagTTCAAAAGCAGGTGAAAAActgttaatatataatatttgctattGACTAGTTTGGTTATTGGTTTACATGCATAGTTCAGGaaatgttaatgaacattaaGCTCGAGAAAGCGTCATGAACTGTATACATGACATTTTTCTGTACAGGTTCATGAACTGATTCCCGTAAAGTTCACGATTACTAAatgaaacataaacaaatgtttGTACCAACAAGTTCATGGACTATTacaaaaataccgtgtttattaCCAGTTCTAAAATAGTTTATTACTGGTTGTGTCTGCTCATGAACTGTTTATGCACATTTAGTCCATGAATAGTGTATAAAGGCGTCTGAATTTCTTCATGAACTGATTTCCTGAAAAAATTGCTTCTGGAGACTATATCCTTGGAAAATGtgttattaaaaaactgaaaGTTAATGAACAGTTCattaactgttaaacaattattgaatatcaCTACTTTATGaacaattcaaaacattttaaaagctatttaataaatatatattctgtAAAGATTAATGATTTGAATCGTGAAAAGCTCAAAGACACTTTTAAAAAAGAAttcaataatttgtcaaaatatgaCTTATGAATTGTAAATGCATTTTAAGTAATTGTGGACATGAACAGGTCATGAATAGTATTTGAATAATTGATAACCATCTCTTACAACAGTAgtattttatgtttctttaaaaaaaatagaaactaTCAAATAACAATTTATAGATTTATGAGAAAAAGAAGTTGACGTTTATTTCTAAACTCGCGACTTGCTATTTGTGTCAACGCGATTAATGAATATGTTCATAGGGGTCTGCGTTAAAAGGCAGTCTGAAAGACAGAATTCGATGGATGTAGACAAATGGCAACTCCTGGGAAGCCAAGAAGTAGAGAGGGGTAAGTAATAAGGAAACATATTTTTGAAGAACCTGATAAAGCAACTTCTAGAAAAGCAAGATCAGTGAATCGTTATGAAATAAAATGattagtttaaaaataaattcacgTCATGCTTGTGAGTCAAcggtttataataaataatttgaaacattACATTAATTTTCTGAACATTAAGGAGAGTCGTAGCATACATTTATTTCGTTGTGTGTGTGATTACTGTCAGTTTCCTTGCTGTCTCAAACGCCTCGCGGCTATCACACTGTTTTGCTGCTGGACATATCAGAAAGCATGGCGGTAGGAGATTCTTGGAGAAAAGTTAAAACATTCGTAAACGATTTCATTTCCGGTATGTTTCTTGCATTTATTTTGTGTACACTATTTTAGGAGACTTTTCAGTTTTTCAGATACTAATTTTAAATAGTTACTTTTTTAATAGTCTAAAaactataatattatattatatggaaATTGGTCTTAttgcaaattatttgaaaataagaccTTATATTTTCTCAGAAGAGATTATGCCTTCCAAAGTTTTATCCAGCAATATTTTCTAAGAAGATAGAAACATAACGCACGTCAACATATTTACTCCCTTTAGAAAGAAGATATTGTTTGGTATTAccaattaaacaaacaaacactttgagtgtattaatgttttttatcccacttttacagcaaaTTCGGTTGATTTTGATTAAAGCCCCGATGATTAAATTTTTGCTATAAACCACGGCatgctacgttgtaaacaaatgtagttccttgtatttaacaactaaatgttatattgatgttataaaactttaagattggcAATTCAATATCAATaacattgtaattaataacgcacgactctttgtcacagaacgatattctgatttataaaaaaaaatgattattcgatcagcggttatttttggaacgcggaatAGTACACTGACCTTGGTTGCACTAAAGTAATTATcgaagtacgacaaacactcgtgaaaactaattttgtttaaataaaaaagtttactgaataaaaagtgggataaatagaataataggtaagtgttgattatagatcaaagctcgtgctttttgttttctaagccgagcatgataaacctaatcaataatcaacacttacctattattctctatgtatcttTTAAACTAATACATCCATGTGAATAAGAACAACTAAGAATTTTGCCGGTTTCGCAATACAtgattcatttataaatatacgCGTGTTATTAAAGTGATACATGTAGAGAGAAATTGCTAAGGAAAAAAGATTTCATACcatacattctataaattataCGCCGATTTCTATCAAATCAAAACAGGGTTAGATGAACACTCTGTACTGCATCAACCATCACGACATGTTGATGAGCATATCAGCCTCGTTACGTTTGGCCATAAAACACACGTGGAGATACCGATGTCAAAAGATTTCAAACAGATCAGAAATAAGATAGGCAAGTTTGATTTTAATGTTAAAACTTGTGTAATGTTTCAGTAAGTTGCAAATTTAGTGTAGGTTATACGACATCATATTCATTATTGTTATATGAGGCACTATAAAATCTACATTTGATTTCAAATAGtgaatatattattgaaaaagtACCATATAATGTAACTTCAGATTTTTCTCTAGGTTTTTGCTGGGGCATATTGGAAAAGAACGACTGTTGTCGATATGTGTGATTTTTATTGCACGTGCTACCTTTTTAATTCTGCATACTTTCAGAGCAAAACCCAGCACTTAAAGATAATTATTTCAAAGTAACACATGTGATTTAGAAAAAGGCAATTGAGAAAAGCCTAATGAATACATATGTTGTTGTAAAAGGCGAGTATTATAATAtgtatgaaataatttatttcaatacagaTTAGGCGGtgattaataaacaaaaataaaagttcattAAAAGTGGTACTAGAAAATAAACGAAGTCagagttttttttacaatagcaAAGATTGTTTATAGTACAATCGAACACCACTTTTTTTGGTTCTAGAACATTATGCTAGTACACGTGTCGGTATTGGCGTCAACGTGGTcgtttttaaagttattgaatcgatcaacatttaatttaatgGATCTAATACAAGATAaatcatattattaaattaaatttcccGTAAATATTCACTCACGTATTTGTTTAAGATTACACAAATACAATGCTGAAAACAAAATAGTATTTAGCCACTTTAATTTGTGCACTCAAAGCGGGTGTGATTAAGATCGATTTGTTTTCCTCGTGACAGATGATATTGAGTTAGGCGGCCCAAGTCCTCTTGTCGGAGGTCTGCTCGTTGCACGTGCAGTTTTAATGTCGGTTCAGAGTGAGTATACTAGTGTTCACTGTAGCCAATTTGTATAACTGGATACAGCTAAATATTATTGCGTATACCTATATACTTTTTTTGTACAAGTATGTGCCTTTCGAAGATTTATATGTACTTGCTTGTAGTAGAGGTTTTACCGTTTGCTCATTTCGTTATATGAGATGTTACTTtgacattaaagggatcttttcacgctttggtaaattgacaaaattgaaaaaagttgtttcagattcgcaaattttcgttttagttatgatatttgtgaggaaacagtaatactgaacatttaccatggtctaatatagctattatatgcatcttttgacgattttaaaacctaaaaattataaagcgttgcaacgcgaaacgattgaataatttggagagttctgtttttgtcgttaaattttgtgaaactaagaagattgcttatataaggtataaaatacgtcacggatgtgtactcggcggaatagctcagtaggctaaagcgtttttacttcaggactctagcaggacaccaggggtcactggttcgaaacctgctccgggcaatgttcttttcctttttttaattttattcttgattttttactggagcttttacgatccaatgtttacatttatcaatataaagcatttaatgaataagttaaaaaatgccaaaatctgtgaaaaggcccctttaaggctcaTATTTGATTTTCTGAATACAAAATAGCAGTGTTACGATAGAAGAATAAACAATGCGCtgtggaaataaataaatataaagtaaaCATATTAATTCGTGAGATCATTATATGAGTCGCCTCTTTGCTAATTACATGTTTGTATTATGCTGTGATATGTATTCTTATTGATCACTTACATACTAGTTTAATGGTTTATTCAAAATGTATGTCTTTATAGCAAAATATATTCTTTGCAGATCCTCCTGCTTGTATAAACAATGGTTGTTCGCATCATAAGGTAATTCTTTTAACGGATGGACAGCCAACAGAAATGACGTTATACAGCGGACCAGATGTTGTTGACCAAACCAAAGTTGACGAGGTAAAGAAATTTGATACACATTCTATATTTATTTCTTCTAGACTTTCTATTAAATGATGCAAAGACAAAAATCCATTAGTCTTTAAATCAATGACAATAGGAtactacatttttatatttttatactcGTTTAACTAAATATGCCCCTATTGTATTGTACGACAtattattgcatatttatatGTTGCTGATTTGTTTTTATACGCTGTTTCATACTAAACTTTGTATAATGTAGGATATGATGAACATAGTGTGGATATTAGACATATTAAACGAAGGCGCGATGTCGGTATTCTTTGTAGAGGTCCCCAATTGCACCACAGTAAGTTAAACAATGAAACAATTAACTTTACGTTATCTGATTAACTTCCTTACATAACgatatttaaaaattgtatttgattttgatgtatatatttattatatgaaaaaacTTGCACAAAGTAGAAGCATGAACAGTGACATAAACACATTTACGTGTTCATAAAATGCTTATAATGCATAGTTCCCGGTCAATTTTTTAAGATATGTCGAACTTCTATATTATTGAACAGAATTGGATTGTGATAGAGCTACTCACCTTTTGCAGTGGTAAGCGTCTGATTGTATTTAAGAATATACACGTGCATctataaaaaatacactttttaaatacACGTGTACTCTTAATTcaattaaacgtttttattttgtactttatataaattgTCATACATTCAAAACTCTTCAGAATTATTTTGTGTTGTTCCTTTAAATGACGCACATTTGTATGGGTTTTGAAACATTGTATTAGTATCGTCACGAAAGAAGTGCATGTATGCATGTAACAGTATCGCTTTCCATGACCCATATATGATTTGTGATTTGATGACCTTTTGTTGTAGTCATTTTTTTCATGTATCCGATCGGTTGAGCCACACAGAAATATATTCGACTGCAGTGATGGACGCAGATTGGCTAGACGCAATAACCTTTGCGTAAGAACGCATTTTTGTTTCTGAGTTATACTTTACGTAAgttgtaattataatatattataattataatatcctGTCAGCTTCTTCTAGTATTTTGTTGGCATATGTGTTCCATTGTCTTTGATTAAATGTAACTCTAAATAACAATTATTGTTTTAGATACAAACGGTCCAATATTAGTATTCATCGACATGACCTTTCGCGGTTTACAAAACATGACCTTTTGCGGttaacaaaaatgctttattcgTGGATTTCTTACTTAGATAAAAGCATTATGAATTGACTACGGCATATTCAGATGTGAATGTAATACTTGTTAGCGAGTAACTTTACAGAGGTGAGCCCTTTTATTAAAGGACAATTAATTAGTTAATTTTTATGAAGTAATACTGTTATTATAAGTAAATTGGACGCCAAgtacaaacaatataaaaacaaatgtgaaaatgaatttgacaattaaaaactgaaaaatacAATCTAGATACAAGTAAttcttaatacaaataaataactaaattcgaattttatttttttatcccTGAAAACAAAGCATAGAAACAATTTCGATCAGGTGTTAATCACttatgattatatataaattgCATTTATTGTCATCTATctgccgcgtgttggctgtaaaCAATGTCACATCGCTGAATAACCACGATTCAAATGCGGGGCATGAATGATTTTAACAATCAGCGCAAATTcttagggaggcggaaaactataacgggcgaggcatggtatggtattgcgcaagggggggttagagggttagggttagggtttgggttagtgttatgggtcgggttagggtttgggttagcctaaacccaaccctaaccctaatccgacccctaaccataacccttaccctaacccttttttggggttatcacccctgaccatgcttcgcccgttgtagttttccgcctcccaaatTCTTACTACTGAACATCCACGTGTCAAGTGTCAGCTAAGTACATGTTCTCCCATGTATGTAGAATCAGGATATATCTGGATTGCGAAACAAACACAATGTGTTTATTGATGACGATGCGTGCTAATGGCTTTCAATCATATGCTAATTCGATCTtacaacaattaaaaaataaggcATCATTTGTTGGTATCTTAACGCTTTCCCACtcagtagcaaagtgaaaatggctttgtgcaaccagcataaaaccagaacagcctgcgagtaactcgcagactgttcaggttttatgctgtttgctgctcatcagtatcttaggggttttaaatgaagcctttaaaacttgaatctagtacgaCAGGTCTTTAATTAGatgtaactttgtaagggacaaaacatgcatcaaaatacgtatcttagtgaccaaaatacgtatctaagtggtcaaaatacgtatctaagtggtcaaaatacgtatctaagtggtaagtgGTAGTTAAGTCAATAAATCGGTCTACCcacgaaatcaacaaaaatcttCTTCGAATAATATTTGTGCTGTATATGTTGAAGGAAGTTCACAATTTAATAAcgtatatcaataaataaaaaaatacaataaagattATTTAAATGCAAACGTATCTTTTGTTTGGCACATATTTGTGTAGTAAATTACACAAGCTCCTTCATAGCATTCTTCTTTCTAGGCagataaaacaacaaataaccaTTTTGCTGTTTCAAACACCGCAAGCCAACGTCGTACACTTGGTATGTATCGCGAGAGCAACTGCCAAACGCTGCCCATCATTGGTTCCCGCGTACGTAGAGGACCCGACTGGAAGTGGGATAACCAGGACAGTAATGGTGTGGGGACAGTGGTTGGACATTGGGACAATGGTAAATGATAGCGCGCAAATCATTGATAATCTCTAATTTTTAAACTGTGTGTAGGAGAGTAATTATAGCAAATTAACGAAAAAAATGGTGTCCTTAAGTCGCAGTGAATATCGCTTTACTAAagttatttaacatgcattttgCTTAAGAATGTCAAAGATGTTCCTTTTATAAATTCATCCTAGTATTGCATATTGATgaaacacaatacttaaaatagaCAAAAGTGTTTGTTGTTCAAACATGTTGGAGTTTTTTTGGAAGATCTTTATCATAATTACTTGTCCACTTTATGTTACTGCTATAAGTTGACGTACTCCTGTTAACATGTAAAGTAGTGTTGGCAATGTATCCCTTGTCTGATTACCCAACTAGCggatgaaaacaataatttgttttcttgtgATAAATGAggcgttttatttttaatatttttagatCATTGATAATTGAAACCTTCTACAGTTCGCTTGTCGTCTGTCTTAAAAATTATGTCAATTTTAAGTTTGCTTCAGATGTTATCTTTCTTACAATCCGGGTATATTTCTATTAAATTCATTAAAACGATTTGCGCTACGCGTCAAATCAAATGTTTTCTATTATAATACACAGTTAATGTAAGATATTCATATACAAATGAAACACACTTCAATATCGCCAACAGAAGAAACTCAGCAGAACCTAATACCATTGCTTTGCAATtgtttcattgtttgtttttaaacagaaACATGTGTGACTGTGGAATGGGACGCAAAACTTCCGGGGGGTAACCTAGGGTACCGATACGGCAATGGACTCTTCGATCTTCTCATTGTCGACGAGGTTCGACGCCTCCAGCCCGGGGAGTTAATGGCAGTCGGCTGTCAAGTGAAAACCGGTATACTTATGTGAAAgacacatttaaaatatatttcgccGTATTCAAAAAAAAGTATAGATGTATACGAATAGTACAATAAGCAGTATTCGTCAAATGCAGTTCTGCCaacaataaattttaatttagtgCCCAAAACAATTATGCATTGACCGACGCAATAAACACGAAGTCTAACAGgagaaatattttaaacaacaacGCGCTTGGATACATTAGAAATATACAAGAATATGATAGTTTCGGTGCAAAATTTCAACTATTCAATTATCGGCTGAATGCCgtttataattaataatacattttattgactTTGTGTGCGTAAACTGCGAAGGGAATCATTTAAACTATGATATGTATAAATGAaccatgctttgtgaaaagggggtttaatgaatgtgcgtaaagtgtcgtcctagaatagcctgtgcagtccacacaggctaatagggacgacactttccgcagtAATGATATTGTTCGTATCAACAAAgtctcttctttaaaaaaatcaagtttttgcgaAAAGTGTCAACCCGGATTagcctgagtggactgcacaggctaatctggaatgacattttacgaacattaattaaacccacttttcacagagcatggcccatatgtcTTTTTTGAAGATCATGTCAGATTGGGTGGTCCAAGTCTCATTTATTGATTACATAAGTTGTGTCTCTTAACTTAGTACAATATTGTTCAAAAATCATTGCCCCTGTGAATGGATTATTCATCGTTGTGATATTTTTCAGGTCGACATGGTAAATTTAGGAATGTCCATGCGTGGAACAAAGGTGTTGTCGTTGAAATGAAACCACCTAAAGCACGAGTGAGTATTGTATATTAAAACTCTTTCGAATACTTTAAAGCTCTTTCGTTATGCATCGTGATACCGTGGTAAcgattatttaattatgtatacattttgacAATATATTGATTAACTTAGCAGTCTGTTATTTAGagttaaaacatgattttatttcgaCCAAGATAACCAAGCAGAGCGGCGGGCTCATCATCTTATTCCGATCATATACCTACTGACTGATTTTTAAAACCGTTGTGTCATATACCGACGACtttttttattcacaaatattAAGAATTGCATAAATT contains:
- the LOC127853334 gene encoding uncharacterized protein LOC127853334, with product MDSQIPDVSEIKTGTERIHAILLQNANLQAGCICRDKIADIKKELDALKEKLSSSEEECKTVRMKRDEVKGARAREIHELSTKLERIQRTMERNRPLGKWAGSEYVETMHSAESDTSVSDFGSVTPLQKPDTHSNRVCVKRQSERQNSMDVDKWQLLGSQEVERVSLLSQTPRGYHTVLLLDISESMAVGDSWRKVKTFVNDFISGLDEHSVLHQPSRHVDEHISLVTFGHKTHVEIPMSKDFKQIRNKIDDIELGGPSPLVGGLLVARAVLMSVQNPPACINNGCSHHKVILLTDGQPTEMTLYSGPDVVDQTKVDEDMMNIVWILDILNEGAMSVFFVEVPNCTTSFFSCIRSVEPHRNIFDCSDGRRLARRNNLCADKTTNNHFAVSNTASQRRTLGMYRESNCQTLPIIGSRVRRGPDWKWDNQDSNGVGTVVGHWDNETCVTVEWDAKLPGGNLGYRYGNGLFDLLIVDEVRRLQPGELMAVGCQVKTGRHGKFRNVHAWNKGVVVEMKPPKARVRWDSGIRGDYSYGEDDKFEIEIWESATSATTKTESDEAASGSKSKTKIKLSK